One Zeugodacus cucurbitae isolate PBARC_wt_2022May chromosome 3, idZeuCucr1.2, whole genome shotgun sequence genomic region harbors:
- the Crat_1 gene encoding carnitine O-acetyltransferase isoform X2: MQFVTRRAVFNLTKNALQTSLKAGLPTANVAAQQNVLDKRFIATTDGPQKQNLLRYPAFPLKDTLDKFLKTVEPLLNACELVETKEAIKKFQAGEGAELQALLEKAAACETNWLARRWLQTAYLQYRDPVTVYVSPGMSFPRQKFENEDEFLNYAVKVIYSLARYKQIIDAGQVPIVKMGKYELDNSQFSKVYGTCRIPQKGEDTLEYNPKSTHVVVLYKNHFYKLPIYNNKGVVLHTDVLLAQIKKIIATEKKKGIEFGILTTDNRDNWAQAYEELIKIEGNKEHVKTIQSALFTVSLDECFDVKDDQFFNELSGQLIHGGGSNANSANRWMDKTIQLILNRNGISGFCYEHSPAEGQPIANITDYVSQNLCNDKHYEGSARDNYPCAAKLKLKSNNTLNRYIEKAKKNVNELAENLHVNVLHFQDYGKGFLKQQKLSPDSYIQIALQYAYYKLHKVPAAQYESAHLRIYINGRTETIRSCSNESVAFAKAMLDECVDDKKRVELLRAAINSHRAYTTNALQGKGVDRHLLGLKLMAIENKKPVPEFFKSPGYVKSLIFRVSTSQVATPNLGFMSYGPAVDDGYACCYNPRENDMILACTCWRNNHTTDVDTFTCVLREVLLEMQKLLVGQGSAPASKL, encoded by the exons ATGCAGTTTGTAACACGACGTGCCGTCTTCAATTTG ACCAAAAACGCACTACAAACGTCGTTGAAGGCAGGCTTACCCACCGCAAACGTTGCCGCTCAACAAAATGTGCTTGATAAACGTTTTATTGCCACAACTGATGGTCCACAGAAACAAAATTTACTACGTTATCCAGCATTTCCGCTGAAAGATACTTTGGATAAGTTCTTGAAAACTGTCGAACCGCTTTTAAACGCCTGTGAGTTGGTCGAAACGAAGGAAGCCATTAAAAAGTTCCAAGCTGGTGAAGGCGCTGAATTGCAAGCGCTCTTAGAGAAGGCCGCTGCATGTGAAACAAATTGGTTAGCGCGCCGCTGGTTGCAAACAGCTTATCTACAATATCGTGACCCAGTCACCGTCTACGTCAGTCCAGGCATGTCTTTTCCACGACAAAAATTCGAAAACGaagatgaatttttaaattatgccGTCAAAGTGATATATAGTTTGGCACGTTACAAGCAAATTATTGATGCTGGTCAAGTGCCAATTGTGAAGATGGGTAAATATGAATTGGATAATTCGCAATTTAGCAAAGTTTACGGTACCTGCCGTATACCACAAAAGGGAGAAGACACATTGGAATACAATCCAAAGTCGACACATGTGGTGGTGTTATATAAAAATCAT TTTTACAAACTGCCAATCTACAACAATAAAGGCGTGGTACTACATACCGATGTGTTGCTggcgcaaattaaaaaaattattgccacTGAAAAGAAAAAAGGCATCGAATTTGGCATATTAACAACGGATAATCGTGATAATTGGGCGCAGGCTTATGAGGAACTGATAAAAATCGAAGGTAATAAGGAGCATGTCAAAACTATACAAAGTGCCTTATTTACGGTATCGCTGGATGAGTGTTTTGACGTTAAAGATGATCAGTTTTTCAATGAGCTAAGTGGCCAACTAATACATGGCGGTGGATCTAACGCAAATAGCGCCAATCGTTGGATGGATAAAACTATACAA ttgatACTAAATCGCAATGGTATAAGTGGCTTTTGTTATGAGCATTCACCAGCTGAAGGGCAACCAATTGCCAATATCACTGATTATGTATCGCAAAATTT ATGCAATGATAAGCACTATGAAGGCAGCGCCCGTGATAACTATCCATGTGCCGCGAAGCTTAAgctgaaaagcaacaacactttGAACCGTTATATTGAAAAAGCGAAGAAAAATGTTAATGAATTGGCTGAGAATTTGCATGTAAATGTTTTGCATTTCCAAGACTACGGCAAAGGTTTCCTGAAGCAGCAAAAACTAAGCCCTGACAGCTACATACAAATCGCCTTGCAATATGCCTActacaa GCTACATAAAGTGCCCGCTGCGCAATATGAGTCCGCACATTTGCGTATTTACATAAATGGACGCACCGAGACTATACGTTCGTGCTCCAACGAATCGGTAGCGTTTGCCAAAGCCATGCTGGACGAATGCGTCGATGATAAGAAACGTGTCGAGCTGTTGCGTGCCGCTATTAACAGTCATCGTGCTTACACAACGAATGCGTTGCAGGGTAAAGGTGTTGACCGGCATTTGTTGGGCTTGAAACTGATGGCCATTGAGAATAAGAAACCAGTGCCGGAATTCTTCAAGTCACCCGGTTATGTGAAGAGCTTAATCTTTCGCGTGTCGACATCACAAGTGGCCACACCTAATTTGGGTTTTATGTCTTACGGCCCGGCTGTGGACGATGGTTATGCCTGCTGTTATAATCCACGTGAGAATGATATGATTTTGGCATGCACATGTTGGCGTAACAATCATACTACCGATGTGGATACATTCACGTGTGTGCTGCGCGAAGTATTGCtcgaaatgcaaaaattattgGTAGGCCAAGGATCTGCACCGGCTTCGAAATTGTGA
- the Crat_1 gene encoding carnitine O-acetyltransferase isoform X1, which translates to MHKGQSLQSYTDFEQHNNADQSNAMQFVTRRAVFNLTKNALQTSLKAGLPTANVAAQQNVLDKRFIATTDGPQKQNLLRYPAFPLKDTLDKFLKTVEPLLNACELVETKEAIKKFQAGEGAELQALLEKAAACETNWLARRWLQTAYLQYRDPVTVYVSPGMSFPRQKFENEDEFLNYAVKVIYSLARYKQIIDAGQVPIVKMGKYELDNSQFSKVYGTCRIPQKGEDTLEYNPKSTHVVVLYKNHFYKLPIYNNKGVVLHTDVLLAQIKKIIATEKKKGIEFGILTTDNRDNWAQAYEELIKIEGNKEHVKTIQSALFTVSLDECFDVKDDQFFNELSGQLIHGGGSNANSANRWMDKTIQLILNRNGISGFCYEHSPAEGQPIANITDYVSQNLCNDKHYEGSARDNYPCAAKLKLKSNNTLNRYIEKAKKNVNELAENLHVNVLHFQDYGKGFLKQQKLSPDSYIQIALQYAYYKLHKVPAAQYESAHLRIYINGRTETIRSCSNESVAFAKAMLDECVDDKKRVELLRAAINSHRAYTTNALQGKGVDRHLLGLKLMAIENKKPVPEFFKSPGYVKSLIFRVSTSQVATPNLGFMSYGPAVDDGYACCYNPRENDMILACTCWRNNHTTDVDTFTCVLREVLLEMQKLLVGQGSAPASKL; encoded by the exons ATGCACAAAGGGCAAAG cttGCAAAGCTATACAGACTTTGAACAACACAATAACGCTGATCAAAGTAACGCAATGCAGTTTGTAACACGACGTGCCGTCTTCAATTTG ACCAAAAACGCACTACAAACGTCGTTGAAGGCAGGCTTACCCACCGCAAACGTTGCCGCTCAACAAAATGTGCTTGATAAACGTTTTATTGCCACAACTGATGGTCCACAGAAACAAAATTTACTACGTTATCCAGCATTTCCGCTGAAAGATACTTTGGATAAGTTCTTGAAAACTGTCGAACCGCTTTTAAACGCCTGTGAGTTGGTCGAAACGAAGGAAGCCATTAAAAAGTTCCAAGCTGGTGAAGGCGCTGAATTGCAAGCGCTCTTAGAGAAGGCCGCTGCATGTGAAACAAATTGGTTAGCGCGCCGCTGGTTGCAAACAGCTTATCTACAATATCGTGACCCAGTCACCGTCTACGTCAGTCCAGGCATGTCTTTTCCACGACAAAAATTCGAAAACGaagatgaatttttaaattatgccGTCAAAGTGATATATAGTTTGGCACGTTACAAGCAAATTATTGATGCTGGTCAAGTGCCAATTGTGAAGATGGGTAAATATGAATTGGATAATTCGCAATTTAGCAAAGTTTACGGTACCTGCCGTATACCACAAAAGGGAGAAGACACATTGGAATACAATCCAAAGTCGACACATGTGGTGGTGTTATATAAAAATCAT TTTTACAAACTGCCAATCTACAACAATAAAGGCGTGGTACTACATACCGATGTGTTGCTggcgcaaattaaaaaaattattgccacTGAAAAGAAAAAAGGCATCGAATTTGGCATATTAACAACGGATAATCGTGATAATTGGGCGCAGGCTTATGAGGAACTGATAAAAATCGAAGGTAATAAGGAGCATGTCAAAACTATACAAAGTGCCTTATTTACGGTATCGCTGGATGAGTGTTTTGACGTTAAAGATGATCAGTTTTTCAATGAGCTAAGTGGCCAACTAATACATGGCGGTGGATCTAACGCAAATAGCGCCAATCGTTGGATGGATAAAACTATACAA ttgatACTAAATCGCAATGGTATAAGTGGCTTTTGTTATGAGCATTCACCAGCTGAAGGGCAACCAATTGCCAATATCACTGATTATGTATCGCAAAATTT ATGCAATGATAAGCACTATGAAGGCAGCGCCCGTGATAACTATCCATGTGCCGCGAAGCTTAAgctgaaaagcaacaacactttGAACCGTTATATTGAAAAAGCGAAGAAAAATGTTAATGAATTGGCTGAGAATTTGCATGTAAATGTTTTGCATTTCCAAGACTACGGCAAAGGTTTCCTGAAGCAGCAAAAACTAAGCCCTGACAGCTACATACAAATCGCCTTGCAATATGCCTActacaa GCTACATAAAGTGCCCGCTGCGCAATATGAGTCCGCACATTTGCGTATTTACATAAATGGACGCACCGAGACTATACGTTCGTGCTCCAACGAATCGGTAGCGTTTGCCAAAGCCATGCTGGACGAATGCGTCGATGATAAGAAACGTGTCGAGCTGTTGCGTGCCGCTATTAACAGTCATCGTGCTTACACAACGAATGCGTTGCAGGGTAAAGGTGTTGACCGGCATTTGTTGGGCTTGAAACTGATGGCCATTGAGAATAAGAAACCAGTGCCGGAATTCTTCAAGTCACCCGGTTATGTGAAGAGCTTAATCTTTCGCGTGTCGACATCACAAGTGGCCACACCTAATTTGGGTTTTATGTCTTACGGCCCGGCTGTGGACGATGGTTATGCCTGCTGTTATAATCCACGTGAGAATGATATGATTTTGGCATGCACATGTTGGCGTAACAATCATACTACCGATGTGGATACATTCACGTGTGTGCTGCGCGAAGTATTGCtcgaaatgcaaaaattattgGTAGGCCAAGGATCTGCACCGGCTTCGAAATTGTGA